The genomic DNA TTCACGCTTTTTATTGCATTTACTGCAATACCTTGCGAAAGTTATGCTCAGGAAACAAGACGTCTTGAACTCGGCATGGGCCTTGCGGGAGCAAGTCTGCCCCACTACAGGGGCTCTGACCAGAGAAGAGACTATTTTGCTCCCTTTCCCTATGTTCTTTACGAAGGAAAAAGACTTAAAGTCAATCGTGACGGCGGACAATTCTACTTTTACGATCATCCCCGTTTTTGGATTGATGTAAGTGCCGCCATGTCACCACCTGTTTTT from Deltaproteobacteria bacterium includes the following:
- a CDS encoding MipA/OmpV family protein, which translates into the protein MALLKSCALTFTLFIAFTAIPCESYAQETRRLELGMGLAGASLPHYRGSDQRRDYFAPFPYVLYEGKRLKVNRDGGQFYFYDHPRFWIDVSAAMSPPVFSDDNHAREGMNDLHPVVELGPRVQVVLFKSKKGHFWLRASFPLRMAIASDLRDTRSVGFVFS